The genomic window GAGATTTTGGCACTTTGCGCTCGCAGGGCTGCTCGCAGACATAGCAGAGGGCGGACAGCTCCAGGGCCGTCTGCACATAGCTTTCCAAAGACTGCATGGGTATGCGCACATCATGGGAAATATTGGCCAGCAGGCTGTTCTTGGCCTTGCTGATGGACCTTTCCCGGAGCATCTGCACATCGGCGGCGTGCTCCCGGGATTTCAGGGTGGTGAAGATATCGCTCATGAGCACCAGGATGATGACGATGAGCCCCAGCTGCACCAGGGCGTTGAGGGAGAGGAGGCTGTAGCTGACATCTATGCCTTCCCAGGCCATGATGAGCTCCGCCTCTGTCCTCTGCTTGAGCCACAGGGAGGTGGAGAAGAAGTTGAGGAAGAGGATGATGAGGCACATGGAGGTGGAAATGCCAAACCTGTGCTCTGTATCGTGCTTGAAAACATACCAGTAGTAGATGAAGCCAACAAGACTCCAGGCCGACAGCAGCAGGTAGGATTCCTGCTCCAGGCTGCTGCCCAGGAGCAGGTTGGGCAGGATGGGGCAGATGAAGAAGAACAGGCTCATTACCGCCCCCAGGAGACCAAGCCCCTGCCGCTGCAGGCTGCCCTCCTCTCTGGCCAGGAAAAAGGCGCAGAGGGAAACATAGCCGTAGGCCAGAGAGGCGCTGATGGTGGTGATGTCCGTCAGCCAGGCAATAGCCGTGCGTCCCAGGAAAGGCACGGGCAGGGACAGGGCTATGACCAAAAGCAGGGCCTTCTGGGGCAGCCCTTCCGGGCCTGTCTCGGTGAATCTCTCCGGCAGCATATTCTCAAGGGCCATGGCATGGAAAAGGTAGGCCGTGGCCCGGTAAAAGCCCAGCAGGCTGGTGGAGAGGGCGGCGATGACAGCGGCACCCAAAAGCACCAGTCCGCCGCTGCCAAGCACTCCGTGGACGCTTTGGAACACTGGCAGGGAGGCAAGGCCCGTATGGGTGTGCAGCTCGTCGATGTATTCAGTCCAGGCATCGTACTGCCCGGGCATATCCAGCACGGCGATGGCCGTCAGCAGGCAGTAGACCAGGGCGCCGGAGATGACGGCCCCCACCACGATGGGATAGAGCTTTTGGGGAGAGAAATTGAAATCCTCGCTGGCATGGGTCACGGCTTCAAAGCCAAAGAACATCCAGGGGGCCAGCATCAGCATGGAAAAGACCTGCATGGGGGGGAAGGAATCCGGCTGGAAGGCCGGGGCAAAGACAGAGTGATGGGAATTGCCCATGATGCCCAGGAAAAGCCCCACCACGGAAAAGAGCAGGATGATGCCCAGCGCCGTGTGCAGGTGGCGCTTGACTTTGCCCCCGTAGCAGGCCAGCATGCCGTAAGCCACGAGAATCACCCAGGTAATGAGAATCTCCCCAAAGTACACATCAAAGCCCAGCACCTGATAGTGAAAGCCCCACTGGAGCAAATCCCCAAAGAGATAACGGGCAATTAGCACAAAGGCCGTGGCATTGGCCCAGATCAGGGACAAGTAGGCAAGGCCTAAAGACCAGGCCGCCAGGAATCCGTGGTCATTGCCCAGCACCTTGCGGGTGAAGGCAAAGATACCTCCGTTGTCCGGGAACCGTTCCGCCATGACGCAGAAATTCTTGCCAATCACCAGCATGATGAGCGCCCCCAGCACCATGGCCGTGATGGTGCCGATAGGCCCCGCATTGGGCAGGAACATAGTCCCCGGCATGATGAAGGCACCCCAGCCGATGATGCCGCCAAAAGACAGCGCCCAGATATTCAAAGGATAGAGAAAGCCCTTATGCTCTTGTTCCTCTTCGGGAGTTCTTTCAAGTTCCATGACAAAGCCCCCTTTGCCTATTAAATGAGGACAGTTTGAGGATGCCCCCTTGAAAAATCGAATATTTTTTCATTAGTTCTCTTTAGGCGGTGGAAAATCCTGCTTTTGCAGCTGTCCTTCATAATCTTCACAACATTACTTCTTACAGTTTACACATTGACATACAGTATACATGAGTCTATAATACATAAACATATAAATGTCCTTATAGAGAGAACTTGAGAAGGAAGGCTTTATTATGAATGGACTTATGTTAGTGGGAGGAGCTCTTGTGGTCTTTGTGGCCGCCTATCTGCTTTATGGGCGCTGGCTGGTGAAGACCTGGGGCATTGACCCTGCGGCCAGGACTCCTGCGGTGGAGCTGGAGGACGGAGGGGATTTTGCCCCGGCTTCACGGTTTACGGTGTTTGCTCATCAGTTTTCTTCCATCACGGGGGCTGGTCCTGTGACGGGCCCTATCATCGCAGCCATGTTTGGCTGGGCTCCGGCTCTTATATGGCTGCTGGTGGGTGGCGTGTTCTTTGGGGCGGTACAGGATTTCACTGCCTTGTATGCTTCGGTGAAGAACAAGGGCCAGTCCATGGGGATGATGATTGAAGCGTACGTGGGACGTACGGGCAGGAGGCTTTTCCTCTTGTTCTGCTGGCTGTTCACCCTGCTGGTGCTGGCAGCTTTTGCAGATATCCTGGCAGGCACTTTTGCCGGCACTTTGAAAGATGGAAGCCTGAATGTGCCGGGAGCGCAGGCAGCTTCCATATCCCTCCTTTACATCGTGGTGGCCATGGGCTTTGGCTTCTTCATCAGGAAGGTGAATCCCAGCGGCGTAGTGAAGCTGCTGGTGGCTATCGTTTTGGTGGCAGCTATGTTTGCTGCTGGTATGGCTTTCCCGCTGTATCTGGATATGCAGACCTGGCGTTATCTCACTTTCGGCTATTGCTTCATCGCTTCCGTCCTGCCCATGTGGCTGTTGATGGAGCCCCGTGACTATCTGAGCTCTTTCCTGCTGCTGGGGATGGTGGCAGGCGGCGTCATCGGTGTGGTGGCAGCTCAGCCGGTCATCAATATGCCTGCTTTCGTGGGCTTCACGGTGAACGGCCAGAGCCTGTTCCCCATTCTTTTCATCACCATTGCCTGCGGTGCCGTGTCCGGCTTCCACAGCCTGGTAAGCTCCGGTACTTCTTCCAAGGCCATTGCCAATGAGCGTGATATGCTGCCTGTGGGCTACGGTGCCATGCTGGTGGAATCCCTGCTGGGTGTGGTGGCTCTGGTCATCGCCTGTGCAGCTGCTTCTAACGGCCATCTGCCTCAGGGCACGCCTTTCCAGATTTTCGCCGGTGCCATCGGCGGTTTCTTCCAGATGTTCGGCCTGCCCGCTGCCGTTTCCGCTTGCGTGATTACCATGTGCGTGTCGGCCCTGGCCATGACTACCATTGATTCTGTGGCCCGCATTGGCCGCATGAGCTTCCAGGAGCTCTTTGCTGCAGGCCAGGGGGAGGAGGAAAATTCCTTCCAGAAGCTCTGCCAGAACAAGTATTTCTCCACTGTCGTTACTCTGGTGCTGGGTTTTGCCCTTTGCCAGGCCGGCTACATGAGCATCTGGCCCCTGTTCGGTGCAGCCAACCAGCTGCTCTCCGCTCTGGTGCTGATTTCTCTGGCCGTGTTCCTGAAGGTCACGGGCCGCAAGGGCTGGATGCTCTACGTGCCTATGGTGTTCATGTTCCTGGTGACCATGAGTGCGCTGGTGCTTTCCGTGGTGGGCATTGTGACGAAGCTCTCTGCCGGCAATTTTGTCCTCATGGTGGACGGCCTGCAGCTGGTGCTGGCCCTTGCTCTGATGACCCTGGCCCTGCTGGTGGTGAAGCACTGCGGCAGGGAGCTCATGGGCAAAGAGGAAGTGGAGCTGGCCCACGGGAATTGAGATTGGCTCCTGTAAGATAGATAGAATATTATATATGAAAGTTCCCGTCGCTTGTGGTGGGCGGCGGGAAATTTGTTTTATTGCGTATTGCTCTTTATTTTGTATATGGTAGAATTAAATTGTTGTGTTTAAGTTCTTTAGCGATTGTACGTAGATAGTATGCCTTACCTCCACCGCTTGCGGGGGAGGTGGCAGCCCGAAGGGCTGACGGAAGGGGGATGAGGGGTCGAACAAGTCTGCTTCTAAGATGTTTGTACGACTCCTAGCCCCCCTTCCACCACCTTCGGTGGTCCCCCTCCCCCGCACGCGGTGGAGGTAACATCTGATATATCATTTTCTACCATATATGAAAGGGGTATAATTTAAATGAAAATCGTTATTGGCAGTGACCATGGTGCTGTGGCTTTGAAGGAAGAGGTCAAGATGGTGCTGAAGGAATTCGGTGACATCGAGATCAAGGATGTGGGCACTTTTGGCACTGAGTCTGTGGATTATCCTGATATCGCCGAGAAGGTCTGCGGTGAGATTGTGAGTGGCAAGGCTGACCGGGGCATCGTGCTCTGCGGCACTGGCATTGGCATTTCCATTGCTGCCAACAAGATCAAGGGCATTCGCTGCGCTCTGTGCACCGATGTGTATTCCGCCCGCATGTCCCGGGCTCATAACAATGCCAATGTGCTGGCTATGGGCGGGCGTGTGACTGGTTTTGGCCCTGCCGGGGAGATTGTCCGCGTCTGGGTGAAAGAGGAGTTCCAGGGCGGTCGTCATGAGCGCCGGGTGAACAAGATAATGGCGTTGGAAGAGAAGTAAGCCTTCTCTTTGCTCTATTTGTTAAGTTTCGGCTGTTCATTTCTTTGACGCAAAGAAACGAACCAAAGAAACAGCGGCCTTGCCTTTCATCCGTGAAAGCCAACGGCCGCGGGACGCCCATCCATGGGCTGAAGTTTGAGTTGTTTTGGGCTGTTGGATACTAGATATAAGGAGGCCGAGATATGAGTTTGATGTCCCACTTGAAAGACACCGATTCTGCGCTGGCGGAGGTTCTGGAGAAGGAACTTAACCGTCAGAGGAACAAGCTGGAGCTGATTGCCTCTGAGAATATTGTTAGCACTGCTGTCATGGAGGCTCAGGGCAGCGTGCTCACCAATAAGTACGCAGAAGGCTATCCTGGCAAGCGCTACTATGGCGGCTGCGAGTTCGTGGACGAGGTGGAGACCCTGGCCATCGAGCGTGCCAAGAAGCTCTTTGGGGCAGGGTATGCCAATGTGCAGCCTCATTCCGGGGCCCAGGCCAACATGGCTGTGTTCTTTGCCCTGCTGCAGCCCGGCGATACCGTCATGGGCATGAACCTCACGGACGGCGGCCACCTCACTCATGGCAGTCCTGTGAACATGAGCGGCAAGTACTTCAACATCGTGGCCTACGGCGTGGATAAGGAAACGGAGCGCATTGACTACGATGCCCTGGAGGAGCAGGCGAAGAAAGTGATGCCCAGGCTCATTGTGGCCGGTGCTTCTGCCTATGCCCGCACCCTGGATTTCCCCCGTCTTTCCGAGATTGCCCGGAAGGTCGGCGCTTATCTCATGGTGGATATCGCCCATATCGCAGGCCTGGTGGCTGCAGGACTTCACCCCAGCCCGGTGCCTTATGCTGATGTGGTCACCACCACTACCCACAAGACCCTCCGCGGTCCCCGTGGCGGCATGATCCTCTGCCGTGATGCCGAGTTCGGCAAGCAGTTCAACAAGGCTGTCTTCCCTGGCATCCAGGGTGGCCCCCTGATGCATGTCATCGCTGCGAAAGCTGCAGCTCTGGGTGAGGCGCTGAAGCCTGAGTTCAAGGAATATGCTTCCCAGGTGGTGAAGAACGCCGCAGTCCTTGCCCAGACTCTGCAGGACAAGGGCTTCCGCATTGTTTCCGGCGGCACGGACAACCATCTGATGCTGGTTGACCTCACCAATAAGAGCATCACTGGCAAGGTGGCTCAGACGGTGCTGGATGAGGTGAATATCACCGCCAACCGCAACACCATTCCCTTCGAGCCCCTGAGCCCATTCATCACCAGCGGCCTGCGTCTGGGCAGCCCTGCCCTCACCACCCGCGGCTTCAAAGAGGACGATATGAAGGAAGTGGGCGAAATCATCGCCATGGTTCTCAGCGATGTGGATAATGAGAGCGTGAAGGAGCAGGCCCGCAAACGCGTGGCAGCCCTCTGCCAGAAGTATCCGTTGTATGAGTGAGTAACTGATTAGTAGAACAAGCCTCCACCGCTTGCGGGGGAGGGGGACCGTCGAAGACGGTGGAAGGGGGGATTTTGGGCCCTGCTCATCGCCCCTTCCGTCAGCCTTCGGCTGCCACCTCCCCCGTTTCACGGTGGAGGCTTTTTCAGTTGGCAAAATGCTATTCTTTGGTTATAATTGACTTAAATGATTTACTTATAGAGAATTAAGAGGAAATAACCATGGAAGATAAAGTAACAATCACGGATGTGGCGAAGTTGGCTGGGGTCTCCAAGAGCACCGTGTCGCGTTATCTGAATAACGGCTATATCAGCGTAGAGAAGCAGGAGCGTGTTCGTGCGGCCATAGCTGAGACCGGTTTCAAGTCCAACTTTTTCGCCAAGCGCCTCAAGACCAAGGAGAGCAAACTCATTGGCATCGTGCTGCCCCGCATGGACTCCGTGTCCGTGGGCAAGCTCCTGTCCGGCTTTGCCCGCATCTTTGAGCCCCAGGGCTATCAGGGACTGCTGCTGGTCAGCAATCTTGATGTGGAGAAGGAGCTGCAGAATATCGAAAGCCTGCAGCAGCAGGGGGTAGACGGCATCATCGTGGACTCCGTAGGCATCACGGCGCGGCACAGGGAGCTGGCTGAGACCTCCGGCGTGCCTTTGGTCATTACAGGCCAGCAGGAAGCAGGGCTGGAGTGCGTCAAGATTGACGACTTCGGGGCCGGCCATATGATGGGGGCCTACCTCAGGAGCCAGGGCCATACACGGGCTGTTTTTGCGGGGGTAACTGAAACCGATACTGCTGTGGGCATAGAGCGTCGCAAGGGCTTTGTGGAGGCTTTTACCAAAGGTGAGACAGATGCCACGGTGGATTTCGTGCAGACAGGCTTTGACTTCCTCTCTGCTTACAACAAGGCTGCGGATATCCTGGCCTGCCGTCCCACGGTGATAGTGGGGGCCACGGATAATATCAGCCTGGGCATCCTCAGGTACCTTCACGAGCGAGGCATCAAGGTGCCCCAGGATGTTTCCGTCACGGGCTTTGGCGGCTATGATGTGGGGGCGGTGGTGTACCCGGCCCTCACCACCATCTTCTTTGACTACGAGCTGGTGGGCATGAAGGCAGCCAAATTCCTGCTGGACAAGCTGGCGGGCAAAGAGGAACACGAGAATATGGATATGCCCCTGCTGTTTGTAGAGCGAGAGAGTGTCCGTAACCTTAAGAAGGGGACGAATGGAGAAAACTATGACTTGCGGGCAATGATCTAGTATCAGCAGTGCAGACTGAAAAGCCCTCTCCCTAGGGGAAGGCTAAAAAATCCCCCTCCTTTTAGGAGGGGGACAAAAAGCGATGTTACTTCTTGGTGAAGGTGATGTGTGCGCCTACGGTCACGGTGGGCTGGGAGGGGCCTTTGACGATGATCTGGCCGGGCATGGAACCTTCGGCGTTGAACACTATAGTGCAGTGGCCTTCTTCCCGGATGTTCTGGTTGGCTACATCTCCCACCTTCTCTACGGTGTACTTGATGCCGCCCATGAGCAGGTGGTCGCCCTTCTTGATGTCCTCAGCGAGATCACCGTGGGTGTGCTCAATGACCATGTCAGCCAGATTGGGACGGATGCCCTCATCCAAAAGGATGGTGCTGTTGTTGTTTTCCAGGAAAGTGCGGGCAAGCTTGCCGATGTTAGTGATGGCCACATCGTACTTAATGTCCATAATGGCGTTTCCTCCTCCTAAATAATACGCTTCATAACGGATGAAAAGATAGTTAATATTAGTATAACGTACTTTTTATGATATTGCCATAAAAAAATGGAATAAAATTTGAAAACAAGTATTGACACCTGCACGTCCTTAGGCTATAATACTATTCGTTGACAGCCGAAAGGCAGGAAACACAGGGGTATCGCCAAGTTGGTAAGGCACGGGATTCTGAATCCCGCATGCGTTGGTTCGAGTCCAGCTACCCCTGCCATTTGAAATGATAGCACCGCTTCGGCGGTGCTTTTTTGCGTTTCCGGGTAAAATTGCACTGAATTGCTGAAAAAAGATAAATAAACCTATTGACATGATAGGTGTAATGATGTAACATTAACTCCATCATCAAGAACGCGAGAGCTGACTGGAAAAACCAGAGGTTCTGCACGAGGAATGTTTATTTCCCGTGCAGGGCCTCTTTTTCTTTGCCTTATGAACAGTTCCTCAAGAAAGGTTGTGGTGCCGATGGAATATTGTTGTAACAGCGAGAAGATCATCATGAGGTACAAGCGAATGTGGATTTAATCACTAGGAGGGATTTTTCATGATTGCCGCCCAGGAAAGCATGACCGCCAAACTCTGCTCTTTTGCCAGAGCATATCATTCCATGCTGGGGAAGAACAAGATATTCGATGACTACCTGGCCTATGACATCATCGGCAAGGACGAATATGACAAAATCGGGGACTTGCTCAAGGGGCAGGCGGAAGCCGCCAGGCACTTTCCAAAGTACGGCTTTGAGAGCCTGCAGGTTTTCGAGGAAATGGACAGCTGCTTTTCGCCCATTGCCCTCTCCCGGGTGGCCTTTGCAGAAAGGGCCCTGGAGCGGTTTGCCCAGCGGCAGAGCGCCTGCCAGTATGTGATCTGCGGGGCGGGCATGGACACCTTTGCCTTCCGCAATTCTGACGAGGCGGTGCAGGTCTTCGAGCTGGACCACCCGGACACCCAGGCCTACAAGCTGAGGCGCATACATGACCTGCGCTGGAAGATTCCCCAGAATGTCCACTACGGAGCTATAGATTTTGAAAAGGAGGATTTGGGGAGGACGCTGCTGCACAGCGGCTTCAGCCCAAATGTGCCCACCTTCTTCTCTCTGCTGGGTGTTTCCTATTATCTCACCCGGGAGGCTTTCAAGGATTTCGTGGGCAGCGTCAGCACCCTTTCGTCGGCGGGCAGCCAGTTTGTGCTGGACTTCCCGGATGACAGTACCTTTGAGGATGCTTCCTCCCGCATGGGGCGTTTGGCGGAACTGACCGAGCAGCTGGGGGAACCCATGGGACATGGCTATTCTCTGGACGAAATGAGGGAAATCCTTTCTGCCGAGGGCTTTGTGATTCGCACTCATGAGGCCCCCGATGATATACAGCGGCATTTCTTCGCAGGCCGTACAGACAAGCAGCAGGCAGTGGAAAATGTCCACTTCCTGCTGGCGGAGAAACAGGGACATTGATTCGAGGCGTTCGGGCTATTAATACAGATATATGAAAGGAAGATTTTTATGAGCTATACAGCTTTTGATACACTTTTGATTCACGGCGGCACGGACGGTGACAAGCACACCGGCTCCGTCACGGTGCCCATCTACCAGACCTCCACCTTCCAACAGGACGGTCTGGGGGAACTTCGCGAGGGTTGGGAGTACAGCCGCACGGGCAACCCCACCAGAGCTGCCCTTGAGAATCTCATCGCCCAGCTGGAAGGAGGCGAAGCAGGATTTGCCTTTGCTTCCGGCATGGCGGCCATTACGGCGGTGCTGAACCTCTTCAGGAGCGGGGACAAGATATTGCTTTCCAGCAACGTCTACGGAGGTACCTTCCGGGTGCTGGACAAGGTTTTCTCCAACTTCGGACTGAGCTATTCACTGGAGGACACGGGAAAGCTGGCGGAGCTGGAGGAGAAGTTCACTCCTGAGGTCAAGGCCATCATCATCGAGAGCCCTGCCAATCCCCTGCTTTCCATCACGGACATCAGGGCGGTGTCGGAAATCGCCCACCGTCACGGGGCGCTGGTCATTGTGGACAATACCTTTATGACCCCGTATCTCCAGAAGCCCCTGGCCCTGGGGGCAGATATCGTGGTGCACAGCGCCACCAAGTATCTGGGGGGACACAGCGACCTGGTGGCAGGACTGGTGGTGACGAAAACGAAGGAGCAGGCAGAGCAGGTGGCCTTTATCCAGAACAGCACCGGGGCGGTGCTGGGTCCCCAGGATGCCTTCCTCCTGATTCGCGGCACCAAGACTTTGGGAGTGCGGCTGGACCGCCATGTGGAGAATGCCAAATATCTGGCAGAGTGGCTGGAGGGCAGCACCGAGGTGAAGAAGGTTTATTATCCGGGGCTTACCAGCCATGAGGGTTTCGAGGTGCATCAGCTGCAGGCCAAGAACGGCGGTGCCATGATTTCCTTTGAGCTGACTGAGGGCCATGATGTGGGCAGATTCTTCAAGGCTTTGGGCCTCATCGCCCTGGCCGAGAGCCTGGGGGGCGTGGAGAGCCTGGTGTGCCACCCCGCCACCATGACCCATGCGGCTATTCCCAAGGATACACGAGAGAAAATAGGCATCACGGACAATCTCATTCGCCTGTCCGTGGGAATCGAGGACAAGGGGAACCTCTTGCAGGACCTCAATCAGGCGATAGAGGCCAGCCGGGTTTAGCATTATTAGGCGTTCGGCGCACAGGCATAGCAACGCTTCACTTGGAAATTTACCATAGAATCTAAGCTCCCACTGCGCGAAGCTCTGCTTCGCAGAGCGTCCCTTGTGCTCACTAAGATTTATGGTAAATTTCCAAACGTTCCGCTTATGCTATGCCTGCGCACCTCACTTACTTTGGCAGCAGGAAGTATACATAAGAATTGTGCATAAGAAATCAGGAGAGGAAAGTCACCATGAAGTATTTCAAATCAATGCAGGAGCTCATCGGGCATACGCCGCTCGTTGAGCTGACACATTTCAAATTGCCGGAGGGCGTCCGGCTCTTTGCCAAACTGGAACTGTGGAACCCCGGCGGCAGCGCCAAGGACCGGGTGGGCCGGGCCATGATCCAGGCGGCAGAGAAATCAGGTGACTTGAAACCGGGGGGCACCATCATCGAGGCCACGGCGGGCAATACGGGCCTGGGCGTTGCCTTTGCCGCCCTGAACCGCGGCTACCGGGTGATTTTCGTGGTGCCGGAGAAGTTCTCTGCTGAGAAGCAGACTTTGATGAAGGCACTGGGGGCGGAACTGGTCCATACGCCCCGGGCCGGGGGCATGCTGGGGGCAGCGGCCAAAGCAGAGGAATTGAGAAAGGAAATTCCCGGGGCCATCACCCT from Selenomonas sp. AB3002 includes these protein-coding regions:
- a CDS encoding LacI family DNA-binding transcriptional regulator yields the protein MEDKVTITDVAKLAGVSKSTVSRYLNNGYISVEKQERVRAAIAETGFKSNFFAKRLKTKESKLIGIVLPRMDSVSVGKLLSGFARIFEPQGYQGLLLVSNLDVEKELQNIESLQQQGVDGIIVDSVGITARHRELAETSGVPLVITGQQEAGLECVKIDDFGAGHMMGAYLRSQGHTRAVFAGVTETDTAVGIERRKGFVEAFTKGETDATVDFVQTGFDFLSAYNKAADILACRPTVIVGATDNISLGILRYLHERGIKVPQDVSVTGFGGYDVGAVVYPALTTIFFDYELVGMKAAKFLLDKLAGKEEHENMDMPLLFVERESVRNLKKGTNGENYDLRAMI
- a CDS encoding PLP-dependent aspartate aminotransferase family protein, whose protein sequence is MSYTAFDTLLIHGGTDGDKHTGSVTVPIYQTSTFQQDGLGELREGWEYSRTGNPTRAALENLIAQLEGGEAGFAFASGMAAITAVLNLFRSGDKILLSSNVYGGTFRVLDKVFSNFGLSYSLEDTGKLAELEEKFTPEVKAIIIESPANPLLSITDIRAVSEIAHRHGALVIVDNTFMTPYLQKPLALGADIVVHSATKYLGGHSDLVAGLVVTKTKEQAEQVAFIQNSTGAVLGPQDAFLLIRGTKTLGVRLDRHVENAKYLAEWLEGSTEVKKVYYPGLTSHEGFEVHQLQAKNGGAMISFELTEGHDVGRFFKALGLIALAESLGGVESLVCHPATMTHAAIPKDTREKIGITDNLIRLSVGIEDKGNLLQDLNQAIEASRV
- the rpiB gene encoding ribose 5-phosphate isomerase B, which produces MKIVIGSDHGAVALKEEVKMVLKEFGDIEIKDVGTFGTESVDYPDIAEKVCGEIVSGKADRGIVLCGTGIGISIAANKIKGIRCALCTDVYSARMSRAHNNANVLAMGGRVTGFGPAGEIVRVWVKEEFQGGRHERRVNKIMALEEK
- a CDS encoding amino acid permease translates to MELERTPEEEQEHKGFLYPLNIWALSFGGIIGWGAFIMPGTMFLPNAGPIGTITAMVLGALIMLVIGKNFCVMAERFPDNGGIFAFTRKVLGNDHGFLAAWSLGLAYLSLIWANATAFVLIARYLFGDLLQWGFHYQVLGFDVYFGEILITWVILVAYGMLACYGGKVKRHLHTALGIILLFSVVGLFLGIMGNSHHSVFAPAFQPDSFPPMQVFSMLMLAPWMFFGFEAVTHASEDFNFSPQKLYPIVVGAVISGALVYCLLTAIAVLDMPGQYDAWTEYIDELHTHTGLASLPVFQSVHGVLGSGGLVLLGAAVIAALSTSLLGFYRATAYLFHAMALENMLPERFTETGPEGLPQKALLLVIALSLPVPFLGRTAIAWLTDITTISASLAYGYVSLCAFFLAREEGSLQRQGLGLLGAVMSLFFFICPILPNLLLGSSLEQESYLLLSAWSLVGFIYYWYVFKHDTEHRFGISTSMCLIILFLNFFSTSLWLKQRTEAELIMAWEGIDVSYSLLSLNALVQLGLIVIILVLMSDIFTTLKSREHAADVQMLRERSISKAKNSLLANISHDVRIPMQSLESYVQTALELSALCYVCEQPCERKVPKSLGDSLEKVVSLNQYLSFLINDMMLMERMERGQIKMKEHETDIRHTFEVLSHVFGQQMQEKRLYFSVDTSKVTDPQVICDEERLSRVLLNLISNAYEYTEPGGGVMVTLLQNGPGYHLRKTEQGRLAFKTYADYEVHIHDTGKGLSPQELEWINAPFEGEKTALELEEQGRGLHIAKNIIHLMGGQLKVTTEQGSGTEFIVCLTLPLAPK
- a CDS encoding carbon starvation protein A, translating into MNGLMLVGGALVVFVAAYLLYGRWLVKTWGIDPAARTPAVELEDGGDFAPASRFTVFAHQFSSITGAGPVTGPIIAAMFGWAPALIWLLVGGVFFGAVQDFTALYASVKNKGQSMGMMIEAYVGRTGRRLFLLFCWLFTLLVLAAFADILAGTFAGTLKDGSLNVPGAQAASISLLYIVVAMGFGFFIRKVNPSGVVKLLVAIVLVAAMFAAGMAFPLYLDMQTWRYLTFGYCFIASVLPMWLLMEPRDYLSSFLLLGMVAGGVIGVVAAQPVINMPAFVGFTVNGQSLFPILFITIACGAVSGFHSLVSSGTSSKAIANERDMLPVGYGAMLVESLLGVVALVIACAAASNGHLPQGTPFQIFAGAIGGFFQMFGLPAAVSACVITMCVSALAMTTIDSVARIGRMSFQELFAAGQGEEENSFQKLCQNKYFSTVVTLVLGFALCQAGYMSIWPLFGAANQLLSALVLISLAVFLKVTGRKGWMLYVPMVFMFLVTMSALVLSVVGIVTKLSAGNFVLMVDGLQLVLALALMTLALLVVKHCGRELMGKEEVELAHGN
- a CDS encoding PTS glucitol/sorbitol transporter subunit IIA translates to MDIKYDVAITNIGKLARTFLENNNSTILLDEGIRPNLADMVIEHTHGDLAEDIKKGDHLLMGGIKYTVEKVGDVANQNIREEGHCTIVFNAEGSMPGQIIVKGPSQPTVTVGAHITFTKK
- a CDS encoding class I SAM-dependent methyltransferase, giving the protein MIAAQESMTAKLCSFARAYHSMLGKNKIFDDYLAYDIIGKDEYDKIGDLLKGQAEAARHFPKYGFESLQVFEEMDSCFSPIALSRVAFAERALERFAQRQSACQYVICGAGMDTFAFRNSDEAVQVFELDHPDTQAYKLRRIHDLRWKIPQNVHYGAIDFEKEDLGRTLLHSGFSPNVPTFFSLLGVSYYLTREAFKDFVGSVSTLSSAGSQFVLDFPDDSTFEDASSRMGRLAELTEQLGEPMGHGYSLDEMREILSAEGFVIRTHEAPDDIQRHFFAGRTDKQQAVENVHFLLAEKQGH
- the glyA gene encoding serine hydroxymethyltransferase codes for the protein MSLMSHLKDTDSALAEVLEKELNRQRNKLELIASENIVSTAVMEAQGSVLTNKYAEGYPGKRYYGGCEFVDEVETLAIERAKKLFGAGYANVQPHSGAQANMAVFFALLQPGDTVMGMNLTDGGHLTHGSPVNMSGKYFNIVAYGVDKETERIDYDALEEQAKKVMPRLIVAGASAYARTLDFPRLSEIARKVGAYLMVDIAHIAGLVAAGLHPSPVPYADVVTTTTHKTLRGPRGGMILCRDAEFGKQFNKAVFPGIQGGPLMHVIAAKAAALGEALKPEFKEYASQVVKNAAVLAQTLQDKGFRIVSGGTDNHLMLVDLTNKSITGKVAQTVLDEVNITANRNTIPFEPLSPFITSGLRLGSPALTTRGFKEDDMKEVGEIIAMVLSDVDNESVKEQARKRVAALCQKYPLYE